The Haloplanus sp. CK5-1 genome contains a region encoding:
- a CDS encoding MOSC domain-containing protein, translating into MAHVARLRRYPVKGLDGMEVESARISESGTVVGDREFAMCEPTAGRIETGDQMQTLAYNGKQTDRFHDLRTAFDAGTLAVDPKAGGERREFDLSADDGRAAASEWFGAFVGDDVEVRRHEPPAFVDRPDAGPSVISTATLEAVASWFDDMTVESARRRLRANVEIGDVPAFWEDRFVGPDAPGFVVGDDDPVRFEGYEPCSRCVVPSRDPQTGDPLDRFRERFVEKREETFPEWADPDAFDHYYTVMLISQVPEGSRGRTLRVGDEVTVPADD; encoded by the coding sequence ATGGCCCACGTCGCACGACTCAGACGCTATCCGGTGAAGGGACTCGACGGGATGGAGGTCGAATCGGCGCGGATCTCCGAGTCGGGGACGGTCGTCGGCGACCGCGAGTTCGCCATGTGTGAGCCCACCGCCGGCCGGATCGAGACTGGCGATCAGATGCAGACGCTGGCCTACAACGGCAAGCAGACCGACCGGTTTCACGACCTGCGGACGGCGTTCGACGCGGGGACGCTGGCGGTCGACCCGAAAGCCGGCGGCGAGCGCCGGGAGTTCGACCTCTCGGCCGACGACGGCCGGGCGGCCGCAAGCGAGTGGTTCGGCGCGTTCGTCGGCGACGACGTGGAGGTCCGCCGGCACGAGCCGCCCGCGTTCGTCGACCGCCCCGACGCCGGCCCGTCGGTGATCAGCACCGCGACACTGGAGGCGGTGGCGTCGTGGTTCGACGACATGACCGTCGAGAGTGCGCGCCGTCGCCTCCGGGCCAACGTCGAGATTGGGGACGTCCCCGCGTTCTGGGAGGACCGCTTCGTCGGTCCGGACGCGCCGGGGTTCGTCGTCGGCGACGACGACCCGGTCCGGTTCGAGGGGTACGAACCCTGTTCGCGGTGTGTGGTCCCGAGTCGCGACCCGCAGACGGGCGACCCGCTGGACCGTTTTCGGGAGCGGTTCGTCGAGAAACGCGAGGAGACGTTCCCGGAGTGGGCCGACCCCGACGCGTTCGACCACTACTACACGGTGATGCTCATCTCGCAGGTGCCCGAGGGGTCGCGGGGGCGGACGCTTCGGGTCGGGGACGAGGTGACGGTGCCGGCGGACGACTGA
- a CDS encoding IS6 family transposase, producing MLEFDRLNGCIEWIDLSFVERERTPEWAIQVGIRCHLAGMSTRDASQFLDELGVKRSHVAVHNWVHKADLQPMSTVSADQLAVDEKVIRINGDDYWLYGAVDPQTNEILQFRLFPATTKQTTRWFLTELHRRYRLDGVEFLVDDADYLVNVLDEDGYRFQMISHGNRNAIERVFWEIERRTSSFATSFSHVEPQTAESWLKALAVRHNSRQS from the coding sequence ATGCTAGAATTCGACCGCCTCAACGGATGTATCGAGTGGATCGACTTGTCGTTTGTGGAGCGAGAGCGGACTCCCGAGTGGGCGATTCAAGTGGGCATCCGGTGTCATCTCGCCGGTATGTCAACAAGGGATGCCAGTCAGTTTCTCGATGAGTTGGGAGTCAAACGTAGTCACGTCGCGGTTCACAACTGGGTGCACAAGGCCGATCTACAGCCGATGTCGACGGTGAGTGCGGATCAACTTGCGGTTGACGAGAAAGTGATCCGCATCAACGGCGACGACTACTGGCTGTACGGTGCCGTCGATCCTCAAACAAACGAAATCCTGCAGTTCAGGCTGTTTCCAGCGACGACGAAACAGACGACGCGATGGTTTCTGACCGAACTTCATCGACGATATCGGCTAGATGGCGTCGAATTTCTCGTCGATGACGCCGATTATCTAGTGAACGTCCTCGACGAAGACGGGTACCGATTCCAGATGATTTCACACGGGAATCGGAATGCCATCGAACGTGTCTTTTGGGAGATAGAACGACGAACCTCATCGTTCGCAACTAGTTTCAGCCATGTCGAACCGCAGACAGCAGAATCGTGGCTCAAAGCCCTCGCCGTCCGGCACAACTCACGCCAAAGTTAA
- a CDS encoding glutathione S-transferase N-terminal domain-containing protein, which yields MAITLYALDGCPYCEKVHDALDAAGIDYDTVWVEALHSDRNEVKRVSGQRGVPVLVDDDHGVTMAESDNILQYVERTLA from the coding sequence ATGGCTATCACGCTCTACGCGCTCGACGGCTGTCCGTACTGTGAGAAGGTCCACGACGCGCTCGACGCGGCGGGAATCGACTACGACACGGTGTGGGTCGAGGCGCTCCACTCCGACAGAAACGAGGTCAAGCGCGTCAGCGGTCAGCGCGGCGTGCCGGTACTCGTCGACGACGACCACGGGGTCACCATGGCCGAGAGCGACAACATCCTGCAGTACGTCGAACGGACGCTCGCATGA
- a CDS encoding cob(I)yrinic acid a,c-diamide adenosyltransferase gives MKIYTGRGDEGMTDLRDMSRVSKTSPRIEAYGTVDEANALIGTIRPTGYDDVDERLERVQNHLHIVQADFANPAPDEDDPVVREDHVEELEAWIDEADEELDPLDSFVLPGGSDTGAALHHARTVVRRAERRAVDLAGTDPVNAEAIAYLNRLSDALFTFGRLVNARDGVPADRPTY, from the coding sequence ATGAAGATCTACACCGGTCGCGGTGACGAGGGGATGACCGACCTGCGGGACATGTCCCGCGTCTCCAAGACCAGTCCCCGGATCGAGGCGTATGGCACCGTCGACGAGGCCAACGCGCTCATCGGCACGATCCGACCGACGGGGTACGACGACGTGGACGAACGCCTCGAACGGGTACAGAACCACCTCCACATCGTGCAGGCCGACTTCGCCAACCCCGCGCCCGACGAGGACGACCCTGTCGTCCGCGAGGACCACGTCGAGGAACTCGAAGCGTGGATCGACGAGGCCGACGAGGAACTCGACCCGCTGGATTCGTTCGTCCTCCCGGGCGGGAGCGACACCGGCGCCGCCCTCCACCACGCCCGCACCGTGGTCCGCCGGGCCGAACGGCGGGCGGTCGACCTCGCCGGCACCGATCCCGTCAACGCCGAGGCCATCGCCTACTTGAACCGTCTCTCGGACGCCCTCTTCACCTTCGGGCGACTCGTCAACGCGCGGGACGGCGTCCCGGCGGATCGACCCACGTACTGA
- a CDS encoding DUF7553 family protein translates to MNKHFEDTLYYLGRAGEHAKEGVMEEIEPLEERVREFTGAEEDEPEPSRLQNLQDDLRDLEERAEGEAKTAISDARERLRRYRGDSSE, encoded by the coding sequence ATGAACAAACACTTCGAAGACACCCTGTACTACCTCGGTCGTGCCGGCGAACACGCCAAGGAAGGCGTCATGGAAGAGATCGAACCGCTCGAAGAGCGGGTCCGCGAGTTCACGGGGGCGGAGGAGGACGAACCCGAACCTTCGCGGCTGCAGAACCTGCAGGACGACTTGCGGGACCTAGAGGAGCGGGCGGAGGGGGAGGCCAAGACCGCAATCTCGGACGCTCGCGAACGACTCCGTCGGTACCGCGGCGACTCGTCGGAGTAA
- a CDS encoding GIY-YIG nuclease family protein, producing the protein MNLDWSEWNLLDADSFSNVPKEPGLYRICHGSEKRDHLEYIGESGDTRRRIQSLARGVHAEEMPYRDPHTAAPCLWAVRDDVGSALEVSHTIPPRAEDEQHRKGIEAALIALHRREVDRSPTANFGRIIDGYKQSSYSYNDPAYKGGRLESGEDEPNSASGIAPPNWQNWRTPLARDWMNLDWSEPYRLAQRLDANPPDTGVYRIWYEGQESTLAYIGESSNISSRLYNHEQTFGEDALFAFAERSDLDTSHKRKEIETDLIGAYYLGVGEAPLAQFGHTENVPP; encoded by the coding sequence ATGAACCTCGACTGGTCTGAATGGAACCTACTCGATGCAGACTCATTCTCTAACGTTCCGAAAGAACCGGGACTGTACCGTATCTGTCACGGGAGCGAGAAACGTGACCACCTCGAATACATCGGTGAATCCGGCGATACCCGAAGACGAATCCAAAGCCTCGCAAGAGGTGTCCACGCAGAGGAGATGCCCTACCGAGACCCACATACGGCGGCTCCCTGTCTCTGGGCAGTTCGAGATGACGTTGGCTCTGCGCTCGAAGTCTCGCACACGATTCCTCCGAGAGCAGAGGACGAACAACATCGGAAGGGGATAGAAGCGGCTCTCATCGCCCTACACCGACGAGAGGTAGACCGTAGCCCGACAGCGAACTTCGGTCGTATCATCGACGGCTACAAGCAATCCTCCTACAGCTACAACGACCCTGCGTACAAGGGTGGCCGCCTCGAATCGGGCGAGGATGAACCTAATTCTGCAAGTGGTATCGCTCCTCCCAACTGGCAGAACTGGCGTACACCACTGGCCCGAGACTGGATGAATCTCGACTGGTCCGAGCCATACCGACTGGCACAACGTCTCGACGCCAATCCGCCCGATACGGGAGTCTATCGTATCTGGTACGAGGGGCAGGAATCGACCTTGGCGTACATCGGGGAATCCAGTAACATCTCCTCACGGCTCTACAATCACGAGCAAACCTTCGGTGAAGATGCGCTCTTCGCCTTCGCCGAACGGAGTGACCTCGACACCTCGCACAAGCGTAAAGAAATCGAGACGGACCTCATCGGAGCATACTACCTTGGGGTAGGGGAAGCGCCGCTCGCACAGTTCGGGCATACAGAGAACGTTCCCCCGTGA
- a CDS encoding Eco57I restriction-modification methylase domain-containing protein: protein MSTSDLSSEERAKLHSIVSDLQTIFDRDQIELDELRDLNLESSLVLEYLDDLRNGSEPEPALKDKLVTSASVLARAIFGRMSPEIRIENGIVDYRLQADGMPILLEIKPPFEAYERDGDIQRIDKRRLNWRNHQEQIERYRGENEYLVFTNLDEWVFFSKRQSEPIAELQFDEVYDDLQTIGELRDYLERVEGRAERGALDESFFEGLDSWRESLHELDFKDSVSEREQTEAVITFINKFIFIQTLDDHFVVNFNWIEKRWNQITRDWEHIGGEKVLEKFLSEVNDWYFAYYDTELFDEEEIDFIELLDDEKENLEEFYEILPQILGLEDWQQTSSRKGITNFNYRQIDEDIFGKAYETSLAERREEEGIYYTEKEVTRYMVEQTVGETFDEYVSDFHTAVENEEFETAKETLKEMQSLKVIDPACGSGSFLIKAFDVIWERYRKIIDQLEEIEYLDFNGSLDISQEDQENAASVQELRDIVGYKNDRELVAKIILRHIFGNDKDADALAVAKVNIWLESIKKVPEAFRYSNIPRGGGYTLPNLELNLQNGDALAGLPDEDAIDNLNEDHTNTLQNLSSLRNDYVSDHTQEGIADDILDEQDDLKEALNEEFEDYLISEDLSTDIFDETIPQHWPAAFWHTYFTDDGELQENTGFDFVIGNPPYINAIARNKHFEECERDFWEHKFDESASGAYDVYLLFLQLGFDLVQDEGYVSYIVPNKHLAAPYAQGFREYLIDNENHFVSLSDVSQLNVFDDPSVYPVIPVYQANSAPDDAAIRGHSPPTKDTLGDSDYDHEHEYDYLDELDENIWSFLLLTDDSVFWDIYENCQMLKNAGTVQASSTASEAEEFTVALSEDDPDNHKKKFIKTGAIDPLLSFWEFEEIRHQGDDYGQPVLDTTHDIITDLRRDQYQKEKLVFAKVASTIEAYPDVDGSYSSVDTNLFYDGDESMLYYGGILNSYVADFLYAGLFGALRMRGGDFQFQAPQLRNLSIPDINGDEDEIETLEETVGELLDRNHHRELLLNIWEEKSELLSDENRSLSTILSNDKTYIQSGNRDQAWTDSVTFYPDTDQDELTEEYPEFSAESKGTKSVLVHGVDDQSETELFEAEFDTRQLRDHVLAAMKLTLFRTRKKIECVEDILDKTEIPVVRQDSAENTRNVVDDIESSFESDAVMEHSDENIISSLGKLDEKISSLWNETNALVMELYSVSDSGIRAVLNNVDVREREKRNVIEAYQERQDD, encoded by the coding sequence ATGAGTACGTCTGATTTGTCTTCAGAGGAACGTGCGAAACTCCACTCGATAGTGTCTGATTTACAGACAATCTTTGATAGGGACCAAATCGAACTTGACGAACTTCGAGACCTAAACTTGGAGAGTTCATTAGTCTTAGAGTATCTTGATGATTTGAGGAACGGTTCAGAACCTGAGCCAGCACTAAAAGATAAGCTTGTCACGAGCGCCTCAGTCTTGGCAAGGGCCATTTTTGGTCGAATGAGTCCAGAAATACGGATAGAGAACGGTATCGTGGATTATCGGCTCCAAGCTGATGGAATGCCTATTTTGCTTGAAATCAAACCGCCGTTTGAGGCCTACGAACGTGATGGAGATATTCAACGAATTGATAAGCGCCGTTTGAATTGGCGAAACCACCAAGAACAGATAGAGCGGTATAGAGGAGAAAATGAGTATCTCGTATTTACAAATTTAGATGAATGGGTCTTTTTCAGTAAACGGCAAAGTGAGCCTATAGCTGAATTACAATTTGATGAAGTATACGATGACCTTCAGACTATCGGGGAGCTCCGAGATTATCTGGAACGAGTGGAGGGGCGAGCAGAGCGAGGAGCGTTAGACGAATCTTTCTTTGAGGGCCTTGACTCGTGGCGAGAAAGCTTACACGAACTGGATTTCAAAGACAGTGTCTCGGAAAGAGAGCAAACTGAAGCAGTCATCACATTCATAAACAAGTTCATATTTATTCAGACACTGGACGACCATTTCGTTGTCAATTTTAATTGGATAGAGAAACGCTGGAACCAAATTACGCGAGATTGGGAACATATCGGTGGCGAGAAAGTCCTCGAAAAATTCCTCAGCGAAGTCAACGATTGGTATTTCGCATATTATGATACCGAACTATTCGATGAAGAGGAGATTGATTTCATAGAGCTTCTAGACGACGAGAAGGAGAATCTTGAGGAGTTTTACGAAATTCTGCCGCAAATACTCGGTCTTGAAGATTGGCAACAAACCTCCAGTCGAAAGGGAATTACAAACTTTAACTATCGACAAATTGACGAGGATATCTTCGGCAAGGCGTATGAGACCTCACTTGCCGAACGCAGGGAAGAAGAAGGTATCTACTACACAGAAAAAGAGGTGACTCGCTATATGGTTGAACAAACTGTGGGGGAAACCTTTGACGAGTATGTCTCCGACTTCCATACTGCGGTTGAAAATGAAGAGTTTGAGACCGCTAAGGAGACGCTGAAGGAGATGCAGTCACTCAAAGTTATTGACCCTGCCTGCGGGTCTGGCTCATTCTTGATTAAGGCATTTGATGTTATCTGGGAACGATATCGGAAAATAATCGACCAGCTTGAAGAAATAGAATATCTGGATTTCAACGGTTCGCTTGATATTTCACAGGAAGACCAAGAAAATGCCGCCAGTGTTCAAGAACTCCGAGATATTGTTGGATATAAAAATGACCGAGAGTTAGTGGCTAAAATCATTCTCCGTCATATCTTTGGGAATGATAAGGACGCTGATGCGTTAGCAGTTGCGAAAGTGAATATCTGGTTAGAAAGCATCAAAAAGGTACCAGAGGCATTCCGTTACAGCAATATTCCACGCGGGGGAGGCTACACTCTTCCCAATCTCGAATTAAATCTACAGAATGGTGACGCACTCGCTGGATTACCGGATGAGGATGCAATTGACAACTTGAACGAAGACCATACGAACACTCTTCAGAACTTATCCAGCCTGAGAAACGATTATGTCAGTGACCATACTCAGGAGGGAATTGCCGATGATATCCTTGATGAGCAGGATGACTTAAAAGAGGCACTTAATGAAGAGTTCGAGGATTATCTAATATCTGAGGACTTGTCGACAGATATTTTCGATGAAACAATTCCCCAACACTGGCCTGCCGCATTCTGGCATACCTACTTTACCGATGATGGGGAATTGCAGGAGAATACAGGATTTGATTTTGTAATTGGAAATCCGCCATATATCAACGCTATCGCTCGGAATAAGCACTTTGAAGAATGTGAACGTGACTTCTGGGAACACAAGTTCGACGAATCTGCCAGCGGAGCCTATGACGTATATTTACTGTTTCTCCAGCTTGGTTTTGACCTTGTCCAAGATGAGGGATATGTCTCGTATATTGTCCCGAACAAACACTTGGCCGCCCCCTACGCTCAGGGATTCCGTGAATACTTAATCGACAACGAGAACCACTTCGTGAGCCTCTCTGATGTTTCCCAACTCAACGTCTTTGATGACCCCAGTGTCTATCCGGTAATCCCGGTCTATCAAGCAAACAGTGCTCCAGATGATGCGGCGATAAGAGGTCATAGCCCGCCTACGAAAGACACTCTTGGCGATTCCGATTACGACCACGAGCACGAGTATGATTATTTGGATGAGCTTGATGAGAATATTTGGAGTTTCCTGCTATTGACTGACGACAGCGTTTTCTGGGATATTTATGAGAACTGTCAAATGCTCAAGAATGCGGGAACTGTCCAAGCATCAAGTACCGCGAGTGAAGCTGAAGAGTTCACCGTAGCTCTTTCCGAAGACGACCCAGACAACCACAAAAAGAAGTTCATCAAAACTGGTGCAATTGACCCGCTTCTCTCTTTCTGGGAGTTTGAGGAGATTAGACATCAAGGCGATGATTACGGCCAACCAGTTCTTGACACCACACACGACATTATCACCGATTTGCGCCGTGACCAATATCAGAAGGAGAAGCTGGTGTTTGCTAAGGTAGCGTCTACAATTGAGGCATATCCAGATGTTGATGGTTCATATTCCTCTGTTGACACTAACCTATTCTATGATGGCGACGAAAGTATGCTGTATTATGGTGGAATATTGAATAGTTATGTGGCTGATTTCTTGTATGCTGGTTTGTTCGGAGCCCTGCGTATGAGGGGAGGAGACTTCCAATTCCAAGCACCACAATTGAGGAATCTATCAATTCCGGATATAAACGGAGATGAGGACGAAATCGAAACTCTCGAAGAGACAGTTGGGGAGCTTCTGGACAGAAACCATCATAGAGAGTTACTTCTCAACATTTGGGAGGAAAAGAGTGAACTTCTTAGCGATGAGAACCGTTCCCTATCTACTATCCTCTCAAACGATAAAACGTATATCCAGAGCGGAAATCGGGACCAAGCGTGGACAGACTCGGTCACTTTCTACCCTGACACTGACCAAGATGAGCTAACAGAAGAATACCCAGAATTTTCGGCAGAGTCAAAGGGTACAAAAAGCGTTCTCGTCCACGGAGTTGATGACCAGTCAGAAACCGAGTTGTTTGAAGCAGAGTTCGACACTCGGCAACTGCGAGACCACGTCTTAGCCGCTATGAAGTTGACCCTATTCCGAACGCGGAAGAAAATTGAGTGCGTAGAGGATATCTTGGACAAGACAGAAATACCGGTTGTTCGACAAGACAGCGCCGAAAATACACGGAATGTAGTGGATGATATCGAAAGCAGTTTTGAATCCGATGCAGTAATGGAACATTCGGATGAGAATATTATATCATCTCTTGGAAAATTAGATGAGAAGATATCCTCATTATGGAATGAAACGAACGCGCTCGTAATGGAACTGTATTCTGTCAGCGATAGCGGGATTAGAGCGGTTCTGAACAACGTTGATGTCCGTGAAAGAGAGAAAAGAAATGTTATAGAGGCCTATCAGGAGCGTCAGGACGACTGA
- a CDS encoding SWIM zinc finger family protein — protein MVELLDANTIVEKRAQWEGFEFTILEGSNVEVVNGSHDEPEEHTYTVHVESGIPSDCTCPAFEYQEGACKHLLAVAIRKPVLEAATTEPAMRADGGVTVEPEEPNHLNERPDDCDCSPLFKELPCWPCYRDGFEEPNPNVGEDE, from the coding sequence GTGGTCGAACTACTCGACGCAAATACGATAGTCGAGAAGCGGGCACAGTGGGAAGGCTTCGAGTTCACGATTCTCGAAGGGAGTAATGTCGAAGTCGTGAATGGCTCGCACGACGAGCCTGAGGAACACACCTACACGGTTCACGTCGAGAGCGGGATTCCGTCTGATTGCACCTGTCCCGCCTTCGAGTATCAAGAAGGCGCGTGTAAACATTTGCTGGCAGTCGCTATCCGCAAGCCGGTTCTTGAAGCCGCGACTACCGAACCTGCAATGAGGGCAGATGGTGGCGTGACGGTCGAACCAGAGGAACCCAACCACCTCAACGAGCGACCCGACGACTGCGATTGTAGCCCTCTGTTCAAGGAGCTTCCCTGTTGGCCGTGTTACCGTGACGGCTTCGAGGAGCCGAACCCGAACGTGGGGGAAGACGAATGA
- a CDS encoding FaeA/PapI family transcriptional regulator has translation MTEEDPRRQYSDVDFLDAVAKHTPASTSEVADEVGCTRRNADMRLKKLADEGKVKRKKIAASQVWALVES, from the coding sequence ATGACCGAAGAAGACCCTCGACGCCAATATTCAGACGTTGACTTCCTTGATGCAGTTGCAAAACACACGCCTGCATCAACCTCCGAGGTAGCTGATGAAGTGGGTTGTACGCGCCGTAATGCTGATATGAGGCTCAAGAAACTGGCTGATGAAGGAAAGGTGAAGCGGAAAAAAATCGCCGCATCGCAAGTCTGGGCGCTCGTAGAAAGTTAA
- a CDS encoding bifunctional DNA primase/polymerase, translated as MSTGVSKPDDEWKPFGQAHLTDAIERANALNQSVSEAHPNLLTIWNTSDEERAKLLDEYLDALEAVCPDPRLIPLDETGKAPAIRGTCSLDSQQAQEMLYTPEEAIKAIERGANGFALYAGRSDHGTEDLVFADHDDLHAFPLDTLPDTLTVVSGSGEGYHETFVNAGDVRNAMSDGGEIRASNWYVVVPGSIHPSGGIYHLEKERPIGELETDDIPERLRPATDSYDGENIELSGDSTDRCFTNELGMSLDEVREYDEKLDELLRTPPRPDLDADIQDDSAVDGHLIWRLRWHHFQLADIEAIWRQYRPRSKLERDEWVKRRLRECGMHDERCRYDGSEQSITLPETPSYSDWDWQTGTTGDETALTLEEARTRCQRRIDTALSNGAHTLIDALPAMGKSSGVIRGAAKTETPISVFTARHDLYGQYSEWCEEHGLSYHRLPSFHEDCPTARGEHGDDWREKVLDIYDEGVMANEIHKWAEQYFGQSLPCDDGQECPYKQGWDFESDEYDVLIGHYQHAYNPDITAGRVAVFDEFPADSFLLEFEGDTVTSAVSAYVSEHDGLPFEDFTELVEVRNSEEGKEAREWFDADDLERDGEPVLKDTSGSANAYAPLLTYTILIGENLGNGWEHADLDKGAGVGTHRKAAQNRDSGEVFLLLPPELDGASGVIALDGTPTPDLWQLAVDTGLSHAQVLSDEERADYLTDALGDSIIQTTEATKTYSSGTYVSPEKDGLLFEAVAEREETKPALISTTEAIRQYEQEGVLASIGTHEHYGNLKGTNEFQQERVGIVAGSQHYGDDYVERWGALAGQSVERGDGKGMDLDYGEFGNKVLRHMREHEVLQAVLRFGRDGDGANIYVHTAALPEWVPVEAEGHIERWSKGTREVVEVLEAKAPNEWRTADVAEKVDISTRQVRTNLDQLAEAGYVEKRTEGRGITWVVEDETIDRLGQVEFRSS; from the coding sequence ATGAGCACCGGTGTGAGTAAGCCGGATGATGAGTGGAAACCGTTTGGCCAAGCCCACCTGACTGACGCAATAGAGCGTGCCAATGCTCTCAATCAGTCGGTTTCCGAAGCTCATCCGAATCTGCTCACCATCTGGAACACCTCTGACGAGGAGCGGGCCAAACTCTTGGACGAGTATCTCGACGCTCTCGAAGCAGTCTGTCCCGACCCTCGGCTCATACCGCTTGATGAAACAGGGAAAGCGCCTGCCATCAGGGGAACGTGTAGCCTCGACTCTCAGCAAGCGCAAGAGATGCTCTACACGCCAGAGGAGGCTATCAAGGCCATCGAACGAGGGGCTAACGGCTTCGCCCTCTATGCAGGACGCTCGGACCACGGAACAGAGGACCTCGTCTTCGCAGACCACGACGACCTCCACGCATTCCCGCTTGACACCTTGCCCGATACCCTTACTGTCGTCTCTGGGTCGGGGGAGGGCTATCACGAGACCTTCGTGAATGCGGGCGACGTACGAAATGCGATGAGCGACGGTGGTGAAATTCGGGCGAGCAACTGGTACGTAGTAGTTCCCGGTTCCATCCACCCATCTGGCGGTATCTACCATCTCGAAAAAGAGCGCCCTATCGGGGAACTGGAAACCGACGACATTCCCGAAAGGCTCCGCCCCGCTACCGATTCCTACGACGGCGAGAACATCGAACTTTCGGGAGATTCGACAGACCGCTGTTTCACGAATGAGTTGGGTATGTCACTCGATGAGGTACGAGAGTACGATGAGAAACTCGATGAACTGCTGAGAACCCCACCTCGGCCAGACCTCGACGCTGACATACAGGATGACAGTGCTGTTGACGGCCACCTCATCTGGCGACTTCGATGGCATCACTTCCAGTTAGCCGACATCGAGGCTATCTGGCGACAGTACCGCCCTCGCTCGAAACTGGAGCGCGACGAGTGGGTCAAGCGACGGCTCCGCGAGTGTGGGATGCACGACGAACGCTGTCGCTATGATGGAAGCGAGCAATCCATCACCCTCCCCGAAACCCCGTCATACTCTGACTGGGACTGGCAGACTGGCACTACGGGCGATGAGACAGCCCTGACGCTGGAAGAAGCGCGTACCCGATGCCAGAGACGCATCGATACGGCTCTCAGCAACGGGGCGCACACGCTGATAGACGCCCTGCCAGCGATGGGGAAAAGTAGCGGTGTCATTCGGGGAGCAGCGAAGACTGAGACTCCCATCAGTGTGTTCACTGCTCGGCACGACCTCTATGGTCAGTACAGCGAATGGTGCGAGGAACACGGCCTATCGTATCATCGGCTTCCGTCCTTCCACGAGGACTGTCCTACGGCTCGTGGCGAACACGGTGATGACTGGCGCGAGAAGGTACTCGACATCTACGACGAGGGAGTGATGGCCAACGAGATTCACAAGTGGGCCGAGCAGTATTTCGGTCAGTCACTCCCCTGTGATGACGGGCAAGAGTGTCCCTACAAACAGGGATGGGATTTCGAATCTGACGAGTACGATGTCCTCATCGGTCACTACCAGCACGCCTACAATCCAGACATCACGGCAGGGCGAGTCGCCGTCTTCGATGAGTTCCCTGCCGATTCGTTCCTGTTGGAATTCGAGGGCGACACGGTTACATCAGCGGTGTCGGCCTACGTTTCCGAACACGACGGCCTTCCCTTCGAAGACTTCACCGAACTGGTCGAAGTTCGTAACTCCGAAGAAGGGAAAGAAGCGCGCGAGTGGTTCGATGCCGACGACCTCGAACGAGACGGTGAGCCTGTCCTGAAAGATACGAGCGGGTCGGCCAATGCCTACGCGCCCCTACTCACATACACGATCCTCATCGGAGAGAACCTCGGGAACGGATGGGAACACGCCGACCTTGATAAAGGAGCAGGGGTCGGCACTCACCGCAAGGCGGCACAGAACCGAGATTCGGGCGAGGTGTTTCTACTCCTGCCGCCAGAACTGGATGGCGCGAGCGGTGTCATCGCCCTCGACGGAACGCCGACGCCCGACCTCTGGCAACTGGCGGTCGATACTGGATTGAGCCACGCGCAAGTACTATCGGACGAGGAGCGGGCCGACTATCTCACCGATGCACTCGGTGATTCCATCATCCAAACGACGGAGGCCACCAAGACGTATTCGAGCGGTACCTATGTCTCCCCAGAGAAGGATGGCCTTCTCTTCGAAGCGGTGGCCGAGCGTGAAGAGACGAAGCCTGCCCTCATCTCGACAACAGAGGCCATTCGCCAATACGAGCAAGAAGGTGTACTCGCCTCTATCGGAACGCACGAGCACTACGGCAATCTGAAAGGGACGAACGAATTCCAACAGGAGCGGGTCGGCATCGTAGCAGGGAGCCAGCACTACGGAGACGATTACGTCGAACGATGGGGCGCACTCGCTGGCCAGAGTGTCGAACGCGGGGACGGCAAAGGGATGGACCTCGACTATGGCGAGTTCGGGAATAAGGTTCTCCGTCATATGCGAGAGCACGAGGTACTCCAAGCCGTACTCCGGTTCGGGCGAGACGGTGATGGTGCGAACATCTACGTCCACACTGCCGCCTTACCCGAGTGGGTTCCCGTCGAAGCAGAAGGGCACATCGAACGCTGGAGTAAGGGAACACGCGAGGTCGTGGAAGTGCTGGAGGCTAAGGCTCCCAACGAATGGCGGACAGCAGATGTTGCAGAAAAGGTTGACATCTCTACACGGCAAGTGCGGACGAATCTTGACCAACTTGCTGAAGCTGGCTATGTTGAGAAGCGAACAGAAGGTCGGGGAATCACGTGGGTTGTTGAAGATGAGACGATAGACCGCCTCGGTCAAGTTGAGTTCCGCTCGTCTTAG